ATCCCGGACAACACCGTGGCCGCCGGGGTGCCGGCCCGGCCGCTGCGCAGCACCGACGAATACCTGGAGCGGCTGCGCGCCAAGTCGCTCGGTATCGGACACCTGCCCGTCCCGGCCAAACACGAGGCGATGAAACGGATCTACGGCGTGACCACCGGCTGAGCCGGCCGCGCGGTCGAGCCGGCCACGCGCGCTTGACCGTCACGCCCGCCGGTAGGCGACCCGTGGGGTGGGGAACTGGTGCACACCGCCGAGTGTGACCGCGCCGAGAGTGCCGGCGACGCCGGCCACCTCGTACCCGAACCGGTCACCGGACATCGCCGCCGCGCTGGTCCCCAGGTTGAGGACGGTGGCGCTGCCGACGCCGCTGGTCCGCACCGTCGGCGGGGTGGTCCCGGTGACCTGCCAGACGATGCCGTACCAGTGCCAGCCGGCGGGCAGCAGCACGGGCGCACCCAGCGTGGACTCCTTGACCCCGATGGTGTTCACCGCGAGGGTGCCGAAGTCGGCGATCGGGCCGCCCGACGCGGGCCGGCCGGTCGTCGGGTCGTGGGCGTAGACGCCGTGGCGCAGCACACCGGTGCCGGCGGTCGTCACCTCGACGCACACCCGGTCCACCGGGGTGGCTTCGGCCAGATACACCGGGTAGAGCAGGAGCCGCTGGAACGCGCCGGTCCAGGTGGTCGTCTGGGTCTTGCCGGCCAACGGCAGGAAGTAGCTGCCGACGCCGTACGTCGCCCCGGGCAGCGGCTGCGGGCTGGCCTGGTCGAGTTCCGCGCGCCACAGCCCGTAGCCGGGGGAGACCGGCACCTGGTACGGGATGCCGTCGGTCGGTACCCGCTCCGGCACCGTGAGGTTGGTCGGACCTGCCGTGATCAACCGTCGGTACGCCAGCGTCGGCGCCGCCATCCGGGCCTGGGCGACGGTGCCGACCCGTTCGATGATCACGAAGTCGTGGTCGCCGGTGGAGACGACGATCTCGGTGGCCGCCGAGGGCGGGGCGAGATAGCGCCGGTACGCCGTACCGGTCACCGATTGGCCGGCCTGCAGGGTGCGGCCCCAAACCAGCTGGGGATAGTTCTTCTTCAAGCTGGAGCTGACGAACCAGCTCTTGGCCGTGGTGTACCGGACCCGGGTCTCGGGTTGCCCGTCGTCGATCGGCAGCAGTCCGACGGCGATGCCCCACTGCTGCGCCCCGGCGCTGGTGACCGCCCACTGGGTCATGCTGGCCACCGGCATCGTCGGATCCCGCAACACCGCCGGGGTGAAGTCGGTCAGGGTGGCGAGGGTGTCGATGGTGGCCCAGGCTGACCAGTTGAGGCCGCCGGCGACGCCGACGTTCGGCACGAACTGGCGGCGGCTGCCGCCGGCCGGGGCGGTCAGCGCCGAGCTCTGGGTGACGCCGGCGTTGAGGGTGAACCGGTCGAGCGCGGTCACCGTCTGGGTGACCAGCAGTCCGCCGGTCGACCAGCGGTAGAGGTTGTCGATCCGGCACAGCGACGGGATCCGGGCCATGATCGTGGCGATCGGGGTGCCGACGTTCGCCTGCGCGGTGTCGATCATGCCCCGGTAGGAGGGGATGACGTACGACTCGCGGATCCGCAGCTCCTGGCCGGTGGACCGGCCGTCGGGCACCGGTCGGCCGTCGAGTTCGACGGTCACGACGTGCGAGTGGGTGGCCGGTCGGATCTGCACGTCGGGCGTCACGCTGGTGATCGGTACGGTGGTCCGGTTGGTGGCGCCCGCGACGTGGGTCAGCGGTGCCGCCGGCCGGGCCCGTACCCCTTGGGCGATGCCGTCGACGATCGTGTACGGGTTGCCGAACAGCAGACTGTTGGCGTTGGTGACGGCCAGCAGGGTGAAGGTCCGGGTGCCGTCGGTCCATCGGGAGCCCACGTCGGCGGCGGTCTTGCGGTGGGCGGTGACGGTGATCTGGCAGCCGATGTTGTAGCCGTGGTTGCCGCCGACGTACGACCAGCCGGTGTTGATCGGGCAGTTGTCGTCGGAGGTGTCGTGGATCCGGGTGCCGACGGCGGACATGACCGGCCACACCTGGGCGTCGGTGGCGCTCGACGGCACGAGGGTGACCTGCGGTAGCCCGGAGTGCCACATGCCGACCATCGCTTCGGCGTAGGCCAGGTTTGCGGGCATCACCAGGTCCCGGGTGGCGTCGAACCGCGATCTGATGGACATCAGGGCGTTGGATCGGTACACGGTCAGGCCGGTCATGGTCGGCACCCTCACAACTCAGAGCAATTGTGCGACTACTATGCGCTGCCGTTGTGGGGTGGCGGTGAGTCGTGTCGGCTCCCTGACTGGACAAAATGCGCTTTGCACCCGTAACGGATAGTCGTCCTCGCTCGATGTACCGGTGAGCGGGCCACGTACCGAGGGGATTGCATGCGCGTTCCGACCGCCGAGCCGACTGCCCCGGTCAGCCCGGTCAGCCCGATCGCTGCGGCCGCTCCGGTCGGCGAACCCGACACACCACGCCAGCGGGAACGCGCGATCACCATCGGCATCGCCACCGCGATGGTGGCGAAAGGCGTCGGGCTGGCCGCGCCACTGGTCATCACCCCCGCCTGCTTCCGATACCTCGGCGAACAGCGCTACGGCCTGTGGATGGCGGTCACCGCGCTCACCGGGATGGCCTGGTTCGCCGACCTGGGGCTGGGCAACGGCCTGCTGACCCGGCTCAGCCACCTCGGCGACGACGTCCGGCAGCAGGCCAGGGAAATCTCCAGCGCGTTCGCCACCGTCGGCGCGGTCGCGGCGGCCCTGCTCGGCGGACTCGTCCTGGTCGACCCGTCGGTGCCCTGGGACCGGCTGTTCGGCGTCACCGACCCGACCGTCGCCGCCGAGACGTCCGCCGTGGTCCTGCTCTGCTTCGGTGCCTTCGCCGTCAACATCCCGTTCTCGTTGATCCACCGGATCCAGTACGCCGACGGACAGGTCGTGCAGAGCAGTGTCTGGCAGTCGGCCGGATCCCTGGCCGCCATGGTCGGCGTCCTCGTCGCCATCGCCGCCGGCTGGGCTCCCCTCGGGGTCATCGCCTGCGCGGTGCTGGCCGTACCAGTGACCAACGCGCTCAACACCGTGGTCTACTTCGGCATCCAGCAGCCCGCCAAGCGGCCGCGCCCGCGCCTCGTACACCGGGCGACCGCCGCCGGCCTGCTCCGGCTCGGCCTGCAGTTCTTCGCCCTCACCGCCATGTCGTCGGTCGCGCTCAACATGGACAGCCCGTTGGTGGCCAACGTCCTGGGACTCACCGTGGCGGCGCACTACGCGGTCGCCGTGAAGCTCTTCGGCGTCCTGTCGGTGTTCGTCGGACTCGTCGGGATGACGCTCTGGCCGGTCAACGGCGCCGCGCTGACCCGCGGCGAGGTTACCTGGGTACGCCGGCACACCCGCCGGATGGTGGCGCTCTACGCGACGATCGTCGGGACGGTCGGCGTCGCGCTGGTCGCCTGGGGCCACCAGCTGATCGACCTGTGGGTCGGCGGTGTCGACCCGTCGACCGTGTCGGTCGCGGTCCTCGCCGGACTCGCCGGCTGGTCGGTACTGGTGGCGGTCACGTCCCCGCTGATCCTGGTCCAGAACAGCATCGGCCTGCTCCGTCCGCAGTTCCTCGGCTGGGGATCGTTCCTGCTGCTGGCGACCGCACTCAAGATCTGGGGACTGCACCACGTCGGGCTCGTCGCCGTGCCGACGGCGGCGTGCGTCGCCTACCTGCTCACCATGGCGCCAGCCGCTGTCGTCGGCTACCGGCGGGCGCTGCGCGTCAGCCAACCACACCACGACCGGGACGTGCCGGCCCGGTCGCCAGACAAAGGGGAGCCACGTGTCCGAGCCGGTGGTTGACGACCACGCTGTCGACAACGCTGCGGTCGACGACGACCCCGGTGGCGCCGATCGCCGTACGGGCGGCTGCCGGGTGCTGCGGGTCGTCAGCGCCCTCAACTACGGCGGTACGGAGATCCGCACCGCCGAACTGCTGCCCCGCCTCGCCGAAGCCGGCACCGAGATGCATCTGGTGACGCTCAGCGACCGGATCGGTCCGGGGCCGCTGGCCGGCGTCGTCGACCGGTGCGGCGGCTCGGTCACCCCGATCCCGCTCGACCAGCGGTTTCCCCTCCGGTTCCACCGTCTGCTGCGCCGCCTGCGCCCCGACGTGGTGCACGTCGACTGCGCCAACTTCTCCGGCGTGCCGCTCACGCTCGCCCGACTCGCCGGAGTGCCGGGCCGTGTCGCCCACTTCCGGGGCGACGACAACCAGCCCCGTACCCTGCCCCGGCGCGTCGTCCGGTGGGCCGGCGGGCGGCTGCTGCGGGCCGGCGCCACCGACATCCTCGGCGTCTCGCCGAGCTCGCTGACCTTCGGCTACCGCCCCGACTGGGCCGACGACCCCCGCTGCCAGGTCGTCCTCAACGGACTCGACCTCGACCGGCTTCGCCAGCCCAGCGACTGCGACCTGCGGACCATGATCGGCGCCGGGGCGGGGGACCTGGTCTGCGTCAGCGTCGGGCGGGGCTCCCCGGAGAAGCGACGCTGGCTGATCCCGCCCGTCCTGGCCGCCCTGCGCGCCGAGGGGGTGTCCGCGCACGCCGTACTCGTCGGTCCGGGCGAGGCCGGCGACGACGCCCGGGTCCGGGCGGCCGCCGCCGCCGGCGTCGCCGACCGGGTCCACCTGCTCGGCGCGCGCGACGACGTGGGCGGACTGCTGCGCCAGGCCGACGTGGTCATCCATCCCTCCTGCCTGGAAGGAATGCCCGGGGGCGTCCTGGAACCGGTCGCGCTCGGCATCGGGACCGTGGCCTGCGACCTGCCCGGGGTGCGGTTCATCCGCGACCACCTGCCCGGCGTCACCATCGTCGACATCGACGCCGCGCCACAGGTGTGGGCGGCGGCGGTGCTCGTCGCCGCCGCGCACACGACGGCGACCGATCCGACCGACGCGGTCGACCGATTCGACCGCAGCGTCTTCGCCATCGACACGGCCGCCGCCACCCACCTGGAGATCTACCGACGCCACAGACGGCATCGGACCAGCCCCACGCCACAGCCTCAGCACGTACGACCCCAGGGTCGGCCGCCGGTCGACTCGGAACGGTGAGAACGATGAACGACCAGACCGTGGTGGCGGCCGGAGTCGCCGCCGGGGCGGACCCGTCGACGCAGGCCGGGCCGGCCGAGCCGACGAAAAGGATCCCCCGGCCGCTGCTCGTCGGCGCGTACGCGTTCCCGCACGGGGACGCCACCTCGAACCGGCTGCTGCAACTGGCCCGCAGCGCCGCCCCGGAGGGCACCCGTACGCTGGTCGTCAACGACTGGCCGTGCGAGGTCCCCATCCCGTCCTCGACCTGCGAGGTGGCCGGCGTCGACCTGATCACCCTGCGGGTCCGGGGCGCGAACCGGCTCACCCGGATGGCCGCCCGCCTGGCCCGCCCGGTCCGGGTGCTGCGCGCGGTGCACCGCCGCGACCTCGGCCGGGGCGACGTCTCCGTCGTGCTGCTACCGATGGCCATGATGACGCTCGGCAACTGGGCGGCGCTGCGGCTGGCCCTGCGCTGCCCGGTGGTGGTCGACGCCAGTGAGCGGCACGACCGCCGCCAGTTCCGGCGTGGCTGGCTGGAGCCCTACTTCGTCCGGCACCGCTGGTCGACCTTCCTGGCGACCCGGTTGGTGGGTCGGGCCACGACGGTCTCGACCACCCTGGCCGCCTACCTCCAAGGGCACGGCATGGACGTGCTGGTGGTTCCGCCGCAGGTCGACTGTGACGAGTTCGCGCCGCCGCGGCCGCCGCCGCTCGACGCGGGACTGCGTCTGCTCTACGCGGGGACCCCGGCCCGTAAGGACATGCTCGACGTGATCCTGCGTGGCATCAGCCGGCTCGCGCCGGACGACCAGCGGCGGGTCAGTCTCACCATCGCCGGGGTCACCCGGGACGACGCCGCCGCCCGGTCCGACCTCGACCCGGCGGTGCTGGACGCCGTGTCGGCCGAGGTTGTCTTCCTCGGCCGGGTACCTCGGGACACCGTCCTGGCGTTGCTGTCCACCTCGCACTTCTCGTTGCTGGTCCGGCCCACCGGCGGCTACGCGGCCAACGGATTCCCGTCGAAGGTGCCGGAGAGCCTTGCCGCCGGGTGCCCGGTGATGCTTAACCACACCAGCGACCTCGCCGACTATGTGCGGGACGACGTCGAAGGTCTGGTACTCGACGGCAACGGCTCGGACGACGTCCGCCGGGCCATCGAGCGGGCGCTCCGGTTGCGCGACGACCGATGGGCGGCGATGAGCCGGGCCGCCCGGACCCGGGCCCGTGACTCGTTCGACCATCGTGCCTGGCGGAGCCGGGTCAGCGCGTTCGTCGGCCGCCGGCAGCGCCGGCCCCCGCCAGGCGGGCGGTGACCCGGGTACGCGGCCGGCTCGGCCGGTCGCCGACCTGAGCCGGGCGTCGCCGGCCCGGCCGCTGACGTGGTCGTCGCTGCTGGTCCGGTCGCTGGTCCGGCCGCTGGTCCGGTCGCCGGTCCGACGGCAGATGCGCCAGCACGGCGGCCACCGCCAACCAGAACACGTACGGGTAGGTGTGCCCGGTGCCGAACATCGCCGATTCGGTGACCTGGATGAGCAACCCGGTCACGATGAGCCAGATCAGACCCGAGTTGGCCTGGCTCACCGGGGCGCGCAGCACGGCCCGACCGGCCGCTAACAGGAGCAGCAGCAGGGGAACGGCCGCCGCCAGGCCGAGTTCCAGCAACAGTTGAAGATAACTGTTGTGCACCACCCCGGCGGCCAAGCCGGCGATGCTGTCGTAGCTGGCCAGCTCGACCAGGTGGTCGCGGGACGCGTAGCCGAAACCCAGCGCGGGGTGATTCTGCCACCACAGGTCGATGGTGGCCTCCCACATCCTGGTCCGGCCGTTGCTCAGGTCGTCGCCGTCGGTGAACCGGGTGGCGATCTGCTGTCCGAAGGCCGACCCGGTGAGCCTGGGCAGCAGATCGAACAGGTGCGCCACCAGGAGCGCCGCCGTGCCGCCGACGGCGAGCCGGGCGAACGGTCCGATCCCGTGGCGGAGCACGATCCAGAGCGCTCCGACGAGCACGGCGACCAGCCCGGTGCGTGACTGCGACAGCAGCAGGGCGGCCGCCGCCGGTACGACGCCGAGCAGCTCGACCCACCGGCCGGACTGCCGATAGAGCGCCCACCCGAGGGGGATGGTCAAGGCGCTGACCATCCCGAGCATGTTGGGATTGTGGAACACACCCTCCAGCCGCACACTGCCGTCGATGGCGGGGACGAGTGTGTCGTCGACGTAGCCGTACCCGATGCTGGCCACCGTGGACATGCCGAGCACCAGGTAGATCGTGCGCAGATCGCCCACCATGGTGGACCGGTCGGGCCACCGGCGACGGATCACCACATGCACCAGCATGGTCAGCAGCAGCAGCGCGACGCCCCGCTGGAGGGTTTCCAGCGGGACCACCGACCAGGTGGAACTCAGGATCGCCAGGCCGGCCAGGGACCAGAGCGCCCCGACGAACACGGCCGTCCAACCCGTGACCCGCCCCACCGGGCGGCCCCGGACACACAGCGCCCAGAGGATGAGGCAACCGACCGCCACGTACCGGCTGTAGTAGCTGGCGTCCACCAGCATCTGCACGTTGGATGACGCGCAGACCAACAGCACCATGGTCAGCCCGAGCAGCCAGCGCCAGCCGTCCGTTCGCCAGGCCAGGACGAGCAGCGCGAACACCGCCGCAGCGCCGGAGGCGATCAGAAGGTCGCCGAGGGTGAGGACGGTGACGAGACCGACGAGACAGGCCGTACCGGCGTACAGGGCCAGTCGGCTCATACGCTCCACCACATGATGTCCTTCGTCTCCGGCCGGCTCGCCGCCAGCGATCTCTTCGTTGGCGCGGGGTCAGACGGGGACGCTCGGACGGTCGGCCGGGGTCTGCCCACCGGACCACCGGTTCCGGGCCGCGTGCATCGTCGTGATCATGTCCGGCCAGCTCGGCGGGCGGTAGCCGGTGGCCTGCGCCAGCGCCTGCGCCCGCATCGACCGGTCGCACCCGAACCCGTCGTCGGGTACGAGTTCACCCCGCCAGCCGTACACCTCGGCGACCAGCCGGAGCAGGTCGTACTTGGAAATCGGCTCGGCGGCCAGGTGGTAGAGGCCGGTCAGGTCCGTTCGGGGCAGGACGACCGTTCGGAGCAGCCGGGCGAACTCGACGGTCGTCACGCCGCTGTAGATGGCCCTGGTGAAGCCGCGTACCAGCCCCGGCTGAGTGAGGAACCAGTCCAGCAGGGAACGGTTCGTGGTCAGTTCGTGTCCGATGATCGAGGTACGCAGCGTGAGCGCGCTGCCGCCGGTGACCTCACCCAGCAGCTTGGACCGCCCGTACAGGTCCGGTGGGTCCGGTAGGTCCCGCTCGACGTACCCGCCCCGGTCGCCGGAGAAGACGCAGTCGGTGCTGACGTGGACCAACCGGCTGTCGCGTTGGGCGCACGCCTGCGCGAGCAGGTGGGGGAAGAGCGCGTTGAGGGTCACCGTGTGGACGGCGTCCTGCACGTCGGGGCGTTGCTTGATGACGCCGACGCAGTTGACGACGACATCCGGTCGCAGTTCGTCGAGAACCCGACGGACCTGCCCGAACCGGGTGGCATCGACGTCGGGGACGATCCGCCGTAGCAGGTCGGCCGGGGAGTGCGCGGCCAGGTCCGCGACGTCGCGGGCGGTGCCGTACACGTCGAGTCGCGGAACGTCACTGAGCTCCCGGACCAGCGCGTGTCCGAGCATGCCGGTGGCGCCGACGATCAGGATCCGCCGGGTCACCGTCTCGGTGTCGCGCCGGTCGTCCGCCGCGTCACCCCGCCGGCCGTCCGCCCGGTCGTCCCGCCGTCGCGGCACCCGGTCCGGTCGCGGGCCGGGTCCTGCCGGGCCGGTCATGCCGGTACGGCGGCGACGGCCGCGGCGTCGAGCTGTGCCCGTACCTCGGGCAGGGTCAACAGCAGGTCCTCGATCTCCGGTACGGACAGCCGTCGGGCGTTGTGCGAGTTGTAGTCGGCCAGTCCGCCACGGTCGACGTTGCCCTCGTCGAAGTAGAGCGCGTAGTTGAGGTCACGACTGTCCACCGGCACCCGGAGGAATTGGCCGAGGTCGTCGGCGTAGGCGAGTTCCTCCCGGCTGGCGAGGGTCTCGTACAGCTTCTCGCCGTGGCGGATGCCGAGCACGGTGTACTTCGCCGGTACGCCGAACAGGTTGCACAGTGCGGTCGCCAGGTCGCCGATCGTGCAGGCATCCGCTTTGCGGATGAAGACGTCACCCGGCTGGCCCTGCCGGAACGCGTGTTCGACCAATTCGACCGACTGGGCCAGCGACATCAGGAAGCGGGTCATCGTCGGCTCGGTGACGGTCGGCAGCCCGCCGCGACAGATCTGGTCGATGAACAGCGGGATGACCGAGCCCCGGGAGTACATCACGTTGCCGTAGCGCACGCAGCAGACCCGGGTCCGGGCGGCGGGGTTGTTGCGCGAGTGCGCCTGCGCCACCTTCTCCATCAACGCCTTGGTCATGCCCATAGAGTTCACCGGGTAGACCGCCTTGTCGGTGCTGAGCAGGACGAGTGCCTCGACGCCGACCCGTTCGCAGGCGTCCACCACGTTGGCGCTGCCGAGCACGTTGGTCCGGACGGCTTCGAGTGGGAAGAACTCGCAGGACGGCACCTGTTTGAGGGCTGCGGCGTGGAAGACGAACTCCATGCCCCGGGCGGCTTTGAGCACGCTGTCGTAGTCGCGGACGTCACCGACGTAGTAGCGGACCCGGTCGTCGCCGATCCGGTGGCGCATCGCGTCCTGCTTGGACTCGTCGCGGCTGAGGATCCGGATCTCCGCCGCACCGGCGGCGAGCAGCCGGGACACCATCGTCCGGCCGAAGGATCCCGTGCCGCCGGTGATCAGGAAACGTCTGTCCGATAGCGAGGTAACCACATCTGCCCCTTGTCCTGTGTTCCCGTCGGGCCGTCCTCGGGGACTCGGGATCTCGTCGAACCGGAACATACCGCTCTATAAGCCATGTTGTTACCTTTTCCGGCAAAGCCCTCGGATGCCGGTGTGCATCGCCGGTTGGTGGTAGGCGGACGCGGTAAGTGGCTGGTCGGCGGGGTCGCCGGCCTGACCTGTTTGCCATAAAAGAGGCTTATGAAGGTTTCGCAGATGGTATGCGTACTACATGGCCAAATCTGATGATCGTGGCAAGCGTGCGCGCGCCGAGCGAGCGCGAGTCGAAAGGCCCGCGCCCGCCAGCGTCCCGATCGCCGTCCCTCCGGTCGGCGCCGCGCCCGCCCCACTCGTGGCCGGCGGCCGGAAGACCGTCGTCCGTACCTGGACCGGGCGCATGGGCGATCTGAACCGCCGATGAAGCGGGTTCTGCTGTTGGGCGGCCGCGGATTCCTAGGCCGGCACATCCGTGCCGAGCTCGCGCCCCACATGATCGTCCGGTCGCCCACCCGGCAGGAATGCGATCTCGTCGAGACGGAGTTGCCGGCCCTGGCCGACCTGGTCGACCGGGAACGACCGGACGTCGTGGTGGCGGCCGCCGGCCGAATCGTCGGCTCCGGGTACGACTTCACCCAGGCGCACGCGGTGGCGACCGCCAAACTGATCGAGGCGATGGCGTCCGCCGCACCCGGCGCCCGCCTCATCCGGATCGGCTCGGCGGCCGAGTACGGCGCGGTACCGCACGGCGTCGCGGTCGGTGAGGGGTATCCCGGGGTGCCGGTGAGCGAGTACGGCGTCAGTCACCTGGCGGCGACCCGGTTGGCCGAACTGGCGGGCGCGGCGGGCCGGCTCGACACGATGGTGCTGCGGGTGTTCAACCCCGTCGGGGCCGGGATGTCCGCGGGCAACGTCCTGTGTCGGGTGGCGGCCTTGATCCGCGCGGCGGTCGACGACGGCGCCGACGACATCGCTGTCGGCCTGCACGACACCTACCGGGACTTCGTCGACGTACGGGACGTGGCGGCGGCGGTGCTGGCCGCGACGCGTTGCCAGCCAGGACCGCAGCGGGTGTTCAACGTGGGCAGTGGGCGGGCGGTGGCGACCCGCGACGTCGTCCGGTCGCTGGCCGACGTGGCCGGCTTCACCGGCGGTATCCGGGACGGCAGCTTCACCCCGGACGCCAGCCGTTCGGCCTCGGTGCCATGGATGTGCGCCGACATCGAGCGCGGCAACCGGGTCCTGGGATGGGCACCGGCGTACGACCTGCGCACGTCGTTGACCGCCCTGTGGCACGCCGACCGGCCGGAGCCGCTTCGGCCGCCGGCCGCTACCCGGCCCCGCGCGGAGACGGCACGGCCTGGTGCGCAGACCGCTCGGGTCGGCGCGGAAGCGAGGTGACGCCATGCGGATCGGCATGCTGACCCAGTGGTACGACCCCGAGCCGGGGCCGGCTGCGCTACCCGGCATGCTTGCCCGAGCCCTGGCCGGCCGGGGGCACGAGGTACGGGTCCTCACCGGCTTCCCCAACTATCCGAACGGTCGGTTGGCCGCCGGCTACCAGCTGGCACGCCGGCTCGACGAGGTCGACGACGTCGACGAGCGGGTACACATCCGCCGGGTCGCACTCTATCCCAGCCACGACCGCTCCGCCCTGCGGCGGTTGGTGAACTACGGCTCGTTCGCCGCCTCCGCGCTCGCCTCCGGCAGGGACGTGCTGCGGGGCCTCGACGCGCTCTGGGTGGGCAACTCGCCGATCACCGTCGCCCTGCCGATGTGGTACGCACGGTACGTGCACCGCGTCCCGGTGCTGCTGCACGTGCTCGACGTCTGGCCGGACAGCGCGGTGGCCAGCGGCTTCATCGGCGACGACCCGACGTCCCGGATGGTCCAGCGCGGGATATCCGGCTGGTGCGACGCGATGTACCGCAGCGCGACCCGGGTCGCGTGTGTCTCACCCAGCGCCGTAGACCTGCTCGCCCGGCGCGGCGTACCGCCCGAGAAGCTGGTTCACGTTCCGATGTGGGCCGACGAGACCCTGCGGACCCGTTCGGGAGACCTCCGCGCCCGCCTCGGACTGCGGCCGGACCAGGTGGTCCTCGTCTACGCCGGCGCGCTCGGCGCCGCCCAGGGCCTCGACTCGTTGATCGACGCCTGCGCCAGGGTCGGTGATCCCCGGCTGGTCTGCCTGATCGCCGGATCCGGCACCGCCGAAGACCGGCTGCGGCGACGGGTTGAACAAGTCGGCGCGACGAACGTCCGCTTCCTGGGGCGGCTGCCCCGGGAGCGGATGCCGGCCCTGATGGCCACCGGCGACGTGCACTACGTGAGTCTGCGCCCCGGCGGCATGTCGGCGTACACGATGCCGAGCAAGCTGCAGGCGATCCTGGCCGCCGGGCGTGCTCTGCTGGTG
The sequence above is a segment of the Solwaraspora sp. WMMD406 genome. Coding sequences within it:
- a CDS encoding O-antigen ligase family protein, which encodes MSRLALYAGTACLVGLVTVLTLGDLLIASGAAAVFALLVLAWRTDGWRWLLGLTMVLLVCASSNVQMLVDASYYSRYVAVGCLILWALCVRGRPVGRVTGWTAVFVGALWSLAGLAILSSTWSVVPLETLQRGVALLLLTMLVHVVIRRRWPDRSTMVGDLRTIYLVLGMSTVASIGYGYVDDTLVPAIDGSVRLEGVFHNPNMLGMVSALTIPLGWALYRQSGRWVELLGVVPAAAALLLSQSRTGLVAVLVGALWIVLRHGIGPFARLAVGGTAALLVAHLFDLLPRLTGSAFGQQIATRFTDGDDLSNGRTRMWEATIDLWWQNHPALGFGYASRDHLVELASYDSIAGLAAGVVHNSYLQLLLELGLAAAVPLLLLLLAAGRAVLRAPVSQANSGLIWLIVTGLLIQVTESAMFGTGHTYPYVFWLAVAAVLAHLPSDRRPDQRPDQRPDQQRRPRQRPGRRRPAQVGDRPSRPRTRVTARLAGAGAAGGRRTR
- a CDS encoding lipopolysaccharide biosynthesis protein encodes the protein MRVPTAEPTAPVSPVSPIAAAAPVGEPDTPRQRERAITIGIATAMVAKGVGLAAPLVITPACFRYLGEQRYGLWMAVTALTGMAWFADLGLGNGLLTRLSHLGDDVRQQAREISSAFATVGAVAAALLGGLVLVDPSVPWDRLFGVTDPTVAAETSAVVLLCFGAFAVNIPFSLIHRIQYADGQVVQSSVWQSAGSLAAMVGVLVAIAAGWAPLGVIACAVLAVPVTNALNTVVYFGIQQPAKRPRPRLVHRATAAGLLRLGLQFFALTAMSSVALNMDSPLVANVLGLTVAAHYAVAVKLFGVLSVFVGLVGMTLWPVNGAALTRGEVTWVRRHTRRMVALYATIVGTVGVALVAWGHQLIDLWVGGVDPSTVSVAVLAGLAGWSVLVAVTSPLILVQNSIGLLRPQFLGWGSFLLLATALKIWGLHHVGLVAVPTAACVAYLLTMAPAAVVGYRRALRVSQPHHDRDVPARSPDKGEPRVRAGG
- a CDS encoding SDR family oxidoreductase, which codes for MTGPAGPGPRPDRVPRRRDDRADGRRGDAADDRRDTETVTRRILIVGATGMLGHALVRELSDVPRLDVYGTARDVADLAAHSPADLLRRIVPDVDATRFGQVRRVLDELRPDVVVNCVGVIKQRPDVQDAVHTVTLNALFPHLLAQACAQRDSRLVHVSTDCVFSGDRGGYVERDLPDPPDLYGRSKLLGEVTGGSALTLRTSIIGHELTTNRSLLDWFLTQPGLVRGFTRAIYSGVTTVEFARLLRTVVLPRTDLTGLYHLAAEPISKYDLLRLVAEVYGWRGELVPDDGFGCDRSMRAQALAQATGYRPPSWPDMITTMHAARNRWSGGQTPADRPSVPV
- a CDS encoding glycosyltransferase gives rise to the protein MSEPVVDDHAVDNAAVDDDPGGADRRTGGCRVLRVVSALNYGGTEIRTAELLPRLAEAGTEMHLVTLSDRIGPGPLAGVVDRCGGSVTPIPLDQRFPLRFHRLLRRLRPDVVHVDCANFSGVPLTLARLAGVPGRVAHFRGDDNQPRTLPRRVVRWAGGRLLRAGATDILGVSPSSLTFGYRPDWADDPRCQVVLNGLDLDRLRQPSDCDLRTMIGAGAGDLVCVSVGRGSPEKRRWLIPPVLAALRAEGVSAHAVLVGPGEAGDDARVRAAAAAGVADRVHLLGARDDVGGLLRQADVVIHPSCLEGMPGGVLEPVALGIGTVACDLPGVRFIRDHLPGVTIVDIDAAPQVWAAAVLVAAAHTTATDPTDAVDRFDRSVFAIDTAAATHLEIYRRHRRHRTSPTPQPQHVRPQGRPPVDSER
- a CDS encoding NAD(P)-dependent oxidoreductase — encoded protein: MKRVLLLGGRGFLGRHIRAELAPHMIVRSPTRQECDLVETELPALADLVDRERPDVVVAAAGRIVGSGYDFTQAHAVATAKLIEAMASAAPGARLIRIGSAAEYGAVPHGVAVGEGYPGVPVSEYGVSHLAATRLAELAGAAGRLDTMVLRVFNPVGAGMSAGNVLCRVAALIRAAVDDGADDIAVGLHDTYRDFVDVRDVAAAVLAATRCQPGPQRVFNVGSGRAVATRDVVRSLADVAGFTGGIRDGSFTPDASRSASVPWMCADIERGNRVLGWAPAYDLRTSLTALWHADRPEPLRPPAATRPRAETARPGAQTARVGAEAR
- a CDS encoding glycosyltransferase, which gives rise to MNDQTVVAAGVAAGADPSTQAGPAEPTKRIPRPLLVGAYAFPHGDATSNRLLQLARSAAPEGTRTLVVNDWPCEVPIPSSTCEVAGVDLITLRVRGANRLTRMAARLARPVRVLRAVHRRDLGRGDVSVVLLPMAMMTLGNWAALRLALRCPVVVDASERHDRRQFRRGWLEPYFVRHRWSTFLATRLVGRATTVSTTLAAYLQGHGMDVLVVPPQVDCDEFAPPRPPPLDAGLRLLYAGTPARKDMLDVILRGISRLAPDDQRRVSLTIAGVTRDDAAARSDLDPAVLDAVSAEVVFLGRVPRDTVLALLSTSHFSLLVRPTGGYAANGFPSKVPESLAAGCPVMLNHTSDLADYVRDDVEGLVLDGNGSDDVRRAIERALRLRDDRWAAMSRAARTRARDSFDHRAWRSRVSAFVGRRQRRPPPGGR
- a CDS encoding polysaccharide biosynthesis protein, producing the protein MVTSLSDRRFLITGGTGSFGRTMVSRLLAAGAAEIRILSRDESKQDAMRHRIGDDRVRYYVGDVRDYDSVLKAARGMEFVFHAAALKQVPSCEFFPLEAVRTNVLGSANVVDACERVGVEALVLLSTDKAVYPVNSMGMTKALMEKVAQAHSRNNPAARTRVCCVRYGNVMYSRGSVIPLFIDQICRGGLPTVTEPTMTRFLMSLAQSVELVEHAFRQGQPGDVFIRKADACTIGDLATALCNLFGVPAKYTVLGIRHGEKLYETLASREELAYADDLGQFLRVPVDSRDLNYALYFDEGNVDRGGLADYNSHNARRLSVPEIEDLLLTLPEVRAQLDAAAVAAVPA